Proteins from a genomic interval of Streptomyces sp. SID8374:
- a CDS encoding (5-formylfuran-3-yl)methyl phosphate synthase gives MLLLISPDGVEEALECAKAAEHLDIVDVKKPDEGSLGANYPWVIREIRGAVPADKPVSATVGDVPFKPGTVAQAALGAAVSGATYIKVGLYGCTTPDQAIEVMSGVVRAVKDYRPDAFVVASGYADAHRIGCVNPLALPDIARRSGSDAAMLDTAIKDGTRLFDHVSPTACAEFVRLAHEADLLAALAGSVKAEDLATLTRIGTDIVGVRGAVCEGGDRNAGRIQPRLVAAFRAEMERHAQEHAATVAAL, from the coding sequence TTGCTGCTTCTCATCTCCCCCGACGGTGTCGAAGAGGCCCTCGAATGCGCGAAGGCGGCGGAACACCTCGACATCGTCGACGTCAAGAAGCCCGACGAGGGCTCGCTCGGCGCGAACTACCCGTGGGTCATCAGGGAGATCCGCGGTGCGGTCCCGGCGGACAAGCCGGTCTCCGCGACCGTGGGGGACGTGCCGTTCAAGCCCGGCACGGTGGCGCAGGCGGCGCTCGGTGCGGCCGTCTCGGGTGCCACGTACATCAAGGTCGGCCTGTACGGGTGCACGACGCCCGACCAGGCCATCGAGGTGATGAGCGGGGTCGTGCGGGCCGTGAAGGACTATCGGCCGGACGCGTTCGTCGTGGCCTCGGGCTATGCCGACGCCCACCGGATCGGCTGCGTCAACCCGCTCGCGCTGCCGGACATCGCCCGTCGCTCGGGTTCCGACGCGGCGATGCTGGACACCGCGATCAAGGACGGGACGCGGCTGTTCGACCATGTGTCGCCGACGGCGTGCGCGGAGTTCGTCCGGCTCGCCCATGAGGCCGATCTGCTCGCCGCCCTGGCGGGCAGCGTGAAGGCCGAGGACCTCGCGACGCTGACCCGCATCGGGACGGACATCGTGGGTGTGCGCGGCGCGGTCTGCGAGGGGGGCGACCGGAACGCCGGGAGGATCCAGCCCCGGCTGGTGGCCGCCTTCCGGGCGGAGATGGAGCGACACGCCCAGGAGCACGCGGCCACCGTGGCCGCCCTCTGA